One genomic window of Hymenobacter sp. J193 includes the following:
- a CDS encoding RES family NAD+ phosphorylase — MLVYRICLAKYADDLFASGYRARWNFKDQFVIYTAASRALACLENVVHRSGEGLNDQFRVLVIEVPDELLVEEIPLAELPPEWERASRYALCQPLGDAWYRRRSSAVLRVPSSIVPQEFNYVLHSRHPDFKRIQIMAREEFRFDSRIKAGEVL, encoded by the coding sequence ATGCTGGTTTACCGCATCTGCCTGGCCAAGTACGCCGACGACCTGTTTGCCTCGGGCTACCGGGCGCGCTGGAATTTCAAGGACCAGTTCGTTATCTACACCGCCGCCAGCCGGGCCCTGGCCTGCCTCGAAAACGTGGTGCACCGCAGCGGCGAAGGCCTCAACGACCAGTTCCGCGTGCTCGTCATAGAGGTGCCGGATGAGTTGCTGGTCGAAGAAATACCGCTGGCCGAGCTGCCGCCGGAGTGGGAGCGTGCCAGCCGCTACGCCCTGTGCCAGCCTCTCGGCGACGCCTGGTACCGCCGCCGCTCCTCGGCCGTGTTGCGCGTGCCCTCGTCCATCGTGCCTCAGGAGTTCAACTACGTCCTGCACAGCCGCCACCCTGACTTTAAGCGCATCCAGATTATGGCCCGGGAGGAGTTTCGGTTCGATTCGCGGATTAAGGCTGGGGAGGTGCTATAA
- a CDS encoding MbcA/ParS/Xre antitoxin family protein, translating into MAITATQPKLTEMPAALRKKWAAWGRAGQDSFALVMEARKGVPAATAFEVGEAFHLQANELEAIYELSTKTLRTYSQEKKPLSPASSEKTLKIISLYNLGVEVFGEAGAFLRWLDKPAHGLDGEVPLKLLETSGGIDLVSEELARIAYGDLS; encoded by the coding sequence ATGGCCATTACTGCAACTCAACCCAAACTCACCGAAATGCCGGCGGCCTTACGCAAGAAGTGGGCGGCCTGGGGCCGCGCCGGGCAGGATTCCTTTGCTCTGGTGATGGAGGCCCGCAAGGGTGTGCCCGCCGCCACGGCCTTCGAGGTGGGCGAGGCCTTTCATTTGCAGGCCAATGAGTTGGAGGCCATCTACGAGCTGTCGACCAAGACGCTACGCACCTACTCCCAGGAAAAAAAGCCCCTGAGCCCTGCCAGCAGCGAAAAGACGCTGAAAATCATCAGCCTCTACAACCTGGGCGTAGAAGTTTTCGGCGAGGCTGGCGCCTTTCTGCGCTGGCTCGATAAGCCCGCCCACGGCCTCGACGGCGAGGTGCCCCTGAAGCTGCTGGAAACCAGCGGCGGCATCGACCTGGTGAGCGAGGAGCTGGCCCGCATAGCCTACGGCGACCTGTCGTAG
- a CDS encoding Crp/Fnr family transcriptional regulator, with protein sequence MPMPEPERSPSDNTLLSHFSYYIRLSPALQADLVDKVAVVHFRKGATVHDMGRVCKESFFIRQGLLRTYYLKDGKEISEYFCAEEEWVNSPRSFMQQQLDIYSIDALEDTEAYRLKVADLLYLFDHYPEMERYARLSMGSLFGHLIERITSLRFTTAAEKYTHFCQAYAGLHHRIPLSMVASYLGITQETLSRIRARS encoded by the coding sequence ATGCCCATGCCAGAGCCGGAACGCTCCCCTTCTGACAACACGCTGCTCAGCCATTTCAGCTACTACATCCGCTTAAGCCCGGCCCTGCAGGCCGATTTGGTGGATAAGGTCGCCGTCGTTCACTTTCGGAAGGGCGCCACGGTGCACGACATGGGCCGGGTGTGCAAGGAAAGCTTTTTCATCCGGCAAGGGCTGCTGCGCACCTATTACCTGAAAGACGGCAAGGAAATCAGCGAGTACTTCTGCGCCGAAGAAGAGTGGGTGAACTCGCCCCGCAGCTTCATGCAACAGCAGCTCGACATTTATTCCATTGATGCCCTGGAAGACACCGAAGCCTACCGCTTAAAAGTGGCCGACCTGCTGTATTTATTCGACCACTACCCGGAAATGGAACGATACGCCCGCTTGTCGATGGGCAGCCTGTTCGGGCATTTAATTGAGCGCATCACCTCGCTGCGCTTCACCACGGCCGCCGAGAAATACACCCATTTCTGCCAGGCCTACGCCGGCCTCCACCACCGCATCCCGCTGAGCATGGTGGCCTCTTACCTCGGCATCACCCAGGAAACGCTGAGCCGCATCCGGGCCAGAAGCTGA
- the tyrS gene encoding tyrosine--tRNA ligase → MNLIDELRWRGMFHDMMPGTEEHLLKNAPITGYIGFDPTAPSLHIGNLATIMLLVHLQRAGHRPLALVGGATGMIGDPSGKSAERNLLDEEALRRNQAGIRAQLEKFLVFDDSPTGARVVNNYDWFKEFGFLQFLREVGKHLTVNYMMAKDSVKRRISGNEDSGAEGLSYTEFSYQLLQGYDFFHLYKELGTTLQMGASDQWGNITTGTELIRRMSGGEGKAYALTGQLITKADGTKYGKSETGTVWLDASMTSPYQFYQFFLRAEDADALRLIRVFTLLSQEEIEALEAEHARAPHLRVLQKALAKDVTIRVHGEAAFNGALSASEVLFGGGELSSLDEATLLDVFAGVPRLEVSHALLSEMNVVNLLSDATNGAIFSSRGEARKMMQSGGVSLNRVKVQPEQVALDIPLLLDKYFVAQKGKKNYFLIKLV, encoded by the coding sequence TTGAACTTAATAGACGAACTGCGCTGGCGGGGCATGTTTCACGACATGATGCCCGGCACCGAGGAGCACCTGCTGAAGAACGCGCCCATCACCGGCTACATCGGCTTCGACCCCACGGCGCCTTCCCTGCACATCGGCAACCTGGCCACCATCATGCTGCTGGTGCACCTGCAGCGCGCCGGCCACCGCCCCCTGGCGCTGGTAGGCGGCGCTACCGGCATGATTGGCGACCCATCGGGCAAGTCGGCCGAGCGGAACCTGCTGGATGAGGAGGCCCTGCGCCGCAACCAGGCCGGCATCCGGGCGCAGCTGGAAAAGTTTCTGGTGTTCGACGACTCGCCCACCGGCGCCCGCGTGGTCAACAACTACGACTGGTTCAAGGAGTTTGGCTTTCTGCAGTTCCTGCGCGAAGTAGGCAAGCACCTGACGGTGAACTACATGATGGCCAAGGACTCGGTAAAGCGCCGCATCAGCGGCAATGAGGACTCCGGCGCCGAGGGCCTGAGCTACACCGAGTTCAGCTACCAGCTGCTGCAGGGCTACGACTTCTTTCACCTCTATAAGGAACTTGGCACCACCCTACAAATGGGCGCCTCCGACCAGTGGGGCAACATCACCACCGGCACGGAGCTGATCCGGCGCATGAGTGGCGGCGAGGGCAAAGCCTACGCCCTCACCGGCCAGCTCATCACCAAGGCCGATGGCACCAAGTACGGCAAGAGCGAAACCGGCACCGTGTGGCTTGATGCCTCCATGACCTCCCCCTACCAGTTCTACCAGTTCTTCCTGCGGGCCGAAGACGCCGACGCACTGCGCCTGATCCGGGTGTTTACGCTGCTGAGTCAGGAGGAAATTGAAGCCCTGGAAGCCGAGCACGCCCGGGCCCCGCACCTGCGGGTGCTGCAGAAGGCCCTGGCCAAAGACGTAACCATCCGCGTGCACGGCGAGGCGGCGTTTAACGGGGCCCTGTCGGCTTCGGAGGTACTCTTCGGTGGCGGCGAGCTAAGCAGCCTTGATGAAGCCACGCTGCTGGATGTGTTTGCCGGCGTGCCCCGTCTGGAGGTTTCGCACGCGCTGCTGTCGGAAATGAACGTGGTGAACCTGCTGAGCGACGCCACCAACGGCGCCATCTTTTCTTCCCGCGGCGAGGCGCGCAAAATGATGCAAAGCGGCGGCGTGAGCCTGAACCGCGTGAAAGTGCAGCCCGAGCAAGTAGCCCTGGATATACCGCTGCTGCTGGATAAGTACTTCGTCGCCCAGAAAGGCAAAAAGAACTACTTCCTCATCAAGCTCGTCTAA
- a CDS encoding tetratricopeptide repeat protein yields MGDAFYQKQDYKQATVYFDKYANGRKKIDPSVQYKVGYANYKMGDYKGAIGSLKGVAARRDSLGQNAAYHLGLSYLQTQQKQLALNAFDAARKLTFDKNVTEHATVKYAQINYEQGNTQEVIAALRDFDRKYPRSKNAAVVDDILSESFLNSADYAQALNYLEGLENRSAKLNATYQRVAYYQAATLYNASRFQEALPVVEKSLKYPQDDALQAAAEVLRGDVYSQGQQYQPAITSYTAALRTAASGPAAQTNFDQQARYGLGYAYYNTQQYEKARPQFQAYLKDAQAAKDPNYYDVTLRLADINYVAKSYQTALEGYNRVIEANAADKDYAYYQKSVVLGLLGRRDEAASTLATLLKTAPSSRYADDAVYQQAQLEFEGGNYEAAVAGFSRLLDNRPNSPLAPTALQKRGVAYANLGQHDKAATDFKRVLDQYPRSKAASSSIYSLQQSLTALGQTDEFDAYLARFKQQNPNDAAVESVEFEAAKSLYAAEKYEQAIPRLEAYLKQYPNNALAVDGRYLLADAYLKTGKKAEALTRMKAVVAEGKSEFVNRAVGRVADLEFENKNYAEAIKYYGRLQSSSQNRREIANAGVGLMKSYYESGDYPATRRVAEEVKNLGSSSLSAANQALLYLGKASYRAGNLDQAVPELTGAAAAAQDESGAEAQYLLAEVLFKQQKYEAALDAAYKSNSSFSSYELWLGRAFLLIADIYTAQGEAFQAKATLNSIIDNKFPVPEVVEGAKQRLANLDSGTPAPAKPAPTKAGTTTKPATGKAPAKPAPKGRTVPRASLQAAPTDSTAAPAESPAEAPAEGEQ; encoded by the coding sequence GTGGGCGACGCCTTCTACCAGAAGCAGGACTACAAGCAAGCCACCGTGTACTTCGACAAGTACGCCAACGGCCGCAAGAAAATCGACCCCTCGGTGCAGTACAAGGTGGGCTATGCCAACTACAAGATGGGCGACTACAAGGGCGCCATCGGCAGCCTGAAGGGCGTGGCCGCCCGCCGCGACTCCCTGGGCCAGAACGCAGCCTATCACCTGGGCCTCAGTTATCTGCAAACCCAGCAGAAGCAGCTGGCCCTGAATGCCTTCGACGCGGCCCGCAAGCTTACGTTTGACAAGAACGTCACCGAACACGCCACCGTCAAGTACGCCCAGATCAACTACGAGCAGGGCAACACCCAGGAAGTCATTGCCGCCCTGCGCGACTTCGACCGCAAGTATCCGCGCTCCAAGAACGCGGCCGTGGTGGACGATATCCTGAGCGAGAGTTTCCTGAACTCGGCCGACTACGCCCAGGCCCTGAACTACCTCGAGGGCCTCGAAAACCGCAGCGCCAAGCTCAACGCCACCTACCAGCGCGTGGCCTATTACCAGGCCGCCACGCTCTACAACGCCAGCCGCTTCCAGGAGGCCCTACCGGTAGTGGAGAAGTCGTTGAAATACCCGCAGGACGACGCCCTGCAGGCCGCCGCCGAAGTGCTGCGCGGCGACGTGTACAGCCAGGGTCAGCAGTACCAGCCGGCCATTACGAGCTACACCGCCGCCCTGCGCACCGCCGCCAGCGGCCCGGCCGCCCAAACCAACTTCGACCAACAGGCCCGCTACGGCCTGGGCTACGCCTACTACAACACCCAGCAGTATGAGAAGGCCCGGCCCCAGTTTCAGGCTTACCTGAAAGACGCCCAGGCCGCCAAAGACCCCAACTACTACGACGTCACCCTGCGCCTGGCCGACATCAACTACGTGGCCAAAAGCTACCAGACCGCGCTGGAAGGCTACAACCGCGTGATTGAGGCCAACGCCGCCGACAAGGACTACGCCTACTACCAGAAAAGCGTAGTGCTGGGCCTCCTGGGCCGCCGCGACGAAGCCGCCAGCACCTTGGCCACTCTGCTCAAAACCGCACCATCCTCGCGCTACGCCGATGATGCCGTGTACCAGCAGGCCCAGCTGGAGTTTGAGGGTGGCAACTACGAAGCGGCCGTGGCCGGCTTCTCGCGCCTGCTCGACAACCGGCCCAACTCCCCGCTGGCACCCACGGCCCTGCAGAAGCGCGGCGTAGCCTATGCCAACCTGGGGCAGCACGACAAAGCCGCCACCGACTTCAAGCGCGTGCTCGACCAGTACCCGCGCAGCAAGGCCGCCAGCTCCTCCATCTACTCCCTGCAACAGTCGCTCACGGCCCTGGGGCAGACGGATGAGTTTGATGCCTACCTGGCCCGCTTCAAGCAGCAGAACCCCAACGACGCGGCCGTGGAAAGCGTGGAGTTCGAGGCCGCCAAGTCGCTGTACGCGGCCGAGAAGTACGAGCAGGCCATTCCGCGCCTCGAAGCTTACCTCAAGCAGTATCCCAACAACGCCCTGGCCGTGGATGGCCGCTACCTGCTGGCCGACGCCTACCTGAAAACCGGCAAGAAGGCCGAGGCCCTCACGCGCATGAAGGCGGTGGTGGCCGAGGGCAAGTCGGAGTTTGTGAACCGCGCCGTGGGCCGGGTGGCTGATCTGGAGTTCGAGAACAAGAACTACGCTGAGGCCATCAAGTACTACGGCCGCCTGCAAAGCTCCTCCCAGAACCGCCGCGAAATTGCCAACGCCGGGGTGGGGCTGATGAAAAGCTACTACGAAAGCGGCGACTACCCGGCTACCCGCCGCGTGGCCGAAGAAGTGAAAAACCTGGGTAGTTCTTCCCTGAGTGCGGCCAACCAGGCCCTGCTTTATCTGGGCAAGGCCAGCTACCGCGCCGGTAACCTCGACCAGGCCGTGCCCGAGCTGACAGGCGCCGCGGCTGCGGCCCAGGATGAATCGGGAGCGGAGGCGCAGTACCTGCTGGCCGAGGTCCTCTTCAAGCAGCAGAAGTACGAAGCGGCGCTGGATGCGGCCTACAAGAGCAACTCCAGCTTCAGCAGCTACGAACTGTGGCTGGGCCGGGCATTCCTGCTGATTGCCGACATCTACACGGCCCAGGGCGAAGCCTTCCAGGCCAAGGCCACGCTGAACTCCATCATCGACAACAAATTCCCGGTGCCGGAAGTGGTGGAAGGCGCCAAGCAGCGCCTCGCCAACCTCGACAGCGGCACGCCGGCCCCGGCCAAACCCGCGCCCACCAAAGCCGGCACGACCACCAAGCCGGCTACCGGCAAAGCGCCCGCCAAGCCCGCCCCCAAAGGCCGCACAGTGCCACGCGCTTCCCTGCAGGCCGCTCCCACGGACAGCACGGCGGCCCCGGCTGAAAGTCCGGCCGAAGCTCCGGCTGAGGGTGAGCAATAG
- a CDS encoding acyl-CoA thioester hydrolase/BAAT C-terminal domain-containing protein, translating into MKLLVLLLLHLCLAATVRAQVRLHTPHVESQLYLGSGRHQPLVVGLGGSEGGNAWASSHWATTRNQLLAKGYAFLAIGYFGAPGTPDTLNKIAVEAVYQAIKAATKNPAVAAHRIALIGGSRGGDLALLLGSYYPDIDCVIALVPSHVVFPGHTAHFSTSLWTYQGRELPFVPVNEAAVPYLMKRDLRGAFTAMLQDTAAEKKAAIRVENIKGAVLLLSATADEISPSAPMCAKLMERLRQHRFPHEHHALVGSHAEPLKHFDLVFAFLEKNFPPG; encoded by the coding sequence ATGAAACTCCTTGTCCTGCTCCTGCTTCACCTGTGCCTGGCGGCTACCGTGCGCGCCCAGGTCCGCCTTCACACGCCCCACGTCGAAAGCCAGCTCTACCTGGGCAGCGGCCGCCACCAGCCCCTGGTGGTGGGCCTCGGTGGTTCGGAAGGCGGCAACGCCTGGGCCAGCAGCCATTGGGCCACCACCCGGAACCAGTTGCTGGCCAAGGGATACGCCTTTCTGGCCATCGGGTATTTTGGGGCCCCCGGCACGCCAGATACGCTCAATAAAATTGCGGTCGAAGCCGTATACCAGGCCATCAAAGCCGCAACGAAAAATCCGGCCGTCGCCGCCCACCGAATTGCGCTTATCGGCGGTTCCCGGGGCGGCGACCTGGCCCTGCTGCTGGGCAGTTATTACCCCGACATCGACTGCGTAATTGCGCTGGTGCCCAGCCACGTGGTGTTTCCGGGCCACACCGCGCACTTCAGCACCTCCCTGTGGACGTACCAGGGTCGGGAGTTGCCCTTTGTGCCGGTAAACGAAGCCGCAGTGCCTTACCTAATGAAGCGGGATTTGCGGGGGGCTTTCACGGCGATGCTGCAGGATACGGCGGCGGAGAAAAAAGCAGCTATCCGGGTAGAAAACATCAAAGGGGCCGTCCTGCTGCTCTCGGCCACGGCCGACGAAATCAGTCCCAGTGCGCCAATGTGCGCCAAGCTGATGGAGCGCCTGCGGCAGCATCGTTTTCCCCACGAGCACCACGCCCTCGTCGGCAGCCACGCCGAGCCCCTGAAGCATTTTGACCTGGTGTTTGCTTTTCTGGAAAAAAACTTCCCGCCAGGCTAG
- a CDS encoding energy transducer TonB, producing the protein MRISGFTLLLISLLACKDNADKRTAQPAEEPTSQSNQASGRCSRAVNDAGEDYRKGNYTFHSLEFLPTENSYLDVLQQRYHIHWQFVADMVAGGYYSCYDSAMVILLKQKYGHAFLKKAHQQADSLDETGTWNGGAHFAGGDEKMQQFLYQQVNWEKAPPIKSGSSRVFISFQIDSTGLLREVKVNRGIADAYDKEALRVVQHMPRWTPAYRQGHPNATAWVMPVDFSEERFRKYKR; encoded by the coding sequence ATGCGCATATCTGGCTTTACTTTGTTACTCATAAGCCTGTTAGCTTGTAAGGACAACGCGGATAAACGAACTGCCCAACCCGCCGAAGAGCCAACATCTCAATCGAATCAGGCGTCCGGCCGCTGCTCGCGGGCAGTAAATGATGCAGGCGAGGATTACCGAAAAGGCAACTATACATTTCACTCACTGGAATTTTTACCCACTGAGAACAGCTATCTAGATGTACTACAACAGCGGTATCACATTCACTGGCAGTTTGTGGCCGATATGGTGGCTGGTGGGTATTATAGCTGCTATGATTCGGCTATGGTGATATTGCTAAAGCAGAAGTACGGCCATGCTTTCCTGAAGAAAGCGCATCAACAGGCCGACAGCTTAGACGAAACGGGTACTTGGAATGGCGGTGCTCACTTTGCGGGTGGCGACGAGAAGATGCAGCAGTTTCTTTATCAACAAGTCAACTGGGAGAAAGCACCACCAATTAAGAGCGGCAGCAGCAGGGTTTTTATTTCCTTCCAGATAGACTCAACGGGTTTGCTCCGGGAAGTAAAAGTCAATCGGGGAATTGCGGACGCATATGACAAAGAGGCCCTGCGAGTAGTGCAGCACATGCCTCGTTGGACTCCTGCGTATCGGCAAGGGCATCCAAACGCTACTGCGTGGGTAATGCCAGTAGATTTCAGTGAAGAGCGTTTTCGAAAATATAAACGGTAA
- a CDS encoding alpha/beta fold hydrolase, protein MFLRLPLVLAGLLLALHTSAQTTLLRGAVLDGQTNAPVPFASVGVPRQALGTVADAEGRFQFRVSDSVAARAPRVLVSCVGYQTADLPLSALQAATAVVRLAPLARQLAAVTVRAGKQRVQTFGRMAGSTFMTSRLYTEPGLVSDELAKEQGTIVPLAADCHLRDFNLLVAFNRFRSVTFRLNLYSVKNNLPDQPLLTQDVRFTVQQPRGWVKVDLEPYQLYLRGHREVAVTVQWLHSEAAEGQAKAFGIAAVPQPGHSILTRDKSQAQWQETKPGYLSLYLTADVYRPAKTDQAAQPAPADYVLPDSLRYLQQLQGPVLAELDNPEHYGSNATTGHTVAVSGGQLYYERYGQGTPLLLLHGNGQSIAAFQKQISELARHFEVIAVDTRAHGRSPDHTTAPLTYDLFAEDVHQLLDSLHLPQVDVLGWSDGGNTALKLALAYPARIRRLAVMGANLFPTAEAIEPDFLALLRRQLREAEQHPEAGQPHRARLIRLLLQEPQLSFQAMAAVKVPVLVMAGEKDLVLEKHTRALARSLPQGQLRIFPGATHYAPQEVPGPFNEAVLTFLRRP, encoded by the coding sequence ATGTTTCTTCGCTTACCGCTGGTGCTGGCCGGGCTGCTGCTGGCTTTGCACACGAGTGCCCAAACCACCCTGCTGCGCGGCGCCGTGCTCGACGGGCAAACCAACGCCCCGGTGCCTTTTGCGTCCGTGGGCGTGCCCCGGCAGGCGCTGGGTACCGTGGCCGATGCCGAAGGGCGCTTCCAGTTTCGCGTGTCCGATTCGGTGGCGGCCCGGGCGCCGCGGGTGCTGGTATCGTGCGTGGGGTACCAAACGGCGGACTTGCCGCTGAGCGCCTTGCAGGCGGCTACAGCGGTGGTGCGGCTGGCACCCCTGGCCCGACAGCTGGCGGCCGTGACGGTGCGGGCCGGCAAGCAGCGAGTGCAAACGTTCGGGCGCATGGCCGGCTCCACCTTCATGACGTCCCGCCTCTACACCGAGCCCGGCCTGGTGAGCGACGAGCTGGCCAAAGAGCAAGGCACCATCGTGCCCCTAGCTGCGGACTGCCACCTGCGCGACTTCAACCTGCTGGTGGCTTTCAACCGGTTCAGGAGCGTCACGTTTCGGCTGAACCTGTACTCTGTGAAAAACAACCTGCCCGACCAGCCCCTGCTCACCCAGGACGTGCGCTTTACCGTGCAGCAGCCGCGCGGCTGGGTGAAAGTTGATTTGGAGCCCTACCAGCTCTACCTGCGGGGCCACCGCGAAGTGGCCGTGACGGTGCAATGGCTGCACAGCGAAGCGGCCGAAGGCCAGGCCAAAGCCTTTGGTATTGCCGCCGTGCCCCAGCCCGGCCACAGCATCCTCACCCGCGACAAAAGCCAGGCCCAATGGCAGGAAACCAAGCCCGGCTACCTTAGTCTCTACCTCACCGCCGACGTGTACCGCCCCGCCAAAACCGACCAAGCCGCCCAGCCCGCCCCGGCCGACTACGTGCTGCCCGACTCCCTGCGCTACCTGCAGCAGCTGCAGGGCCCGGTGCTGGCTGAGCTGGATAACCCTGAACACTACGGCAGCAACGCCACCACTGGTCATACAGTAGCAGTGTCGGGCGGGCAGCTTTACTACGAGCGGTACGGGCAGGGCACCCCGCTTTTGCTGCTGCACGGCAACGGCCAATCCATAGCGGCTTTCCAAAAGCAGATAAGCGAGCTGGCCCGGCACTTTGAGGTTATTGCGGTGGATACCCGCGCCCACGGCCGCAGCCCGGACCACACCACCGCCCCCCTCACCTACGACCTGTTTGCCGAAGATGTACATCAGCTGCTCGACTCCCTGCACCTGCCTCAGGTGGACGTGCTGGGCTGGAGCGACGGGGGCAACACGGCTCTGAAGCTGGCTTTGGCCTACCCCGCCCGCATCCGGCGCTTGGCCGTTATGGGCGCCAACCTGTTTCCCACGGCCGAGGCCATCGAACCCGATTTCCTGGCCTTGCTCCGCCGCCAGCTCCGCGAAGCCGAGCAACACCCCGAAGCCGGGCAGCCCCACCGGGCGCGGCTGATTAGGTTGCTGCTGCAGGAGCCGCAGCTTTCCTTTCAGGCTATGGCGGCCGTGAAAGTGCCGGTGCTCGTCATGGCCGGAGAGAAAGACCTGGTGCTGGAAAAGCATACCCGCGCCCTGGCCCGCAGCCTGCCCCAGGGCCAGCTGCGCATTTTCCCCGGGGCCACGCACTACGCGCCCCAGGAAGTACCGGGGCCCTTCAACGAGGCCGTGCTGACGTTTCTGCGGCGGCCCTGA
- a CDS encoding GyrI-like domain-containing protein, translating into MDSFPALQPRLLEAPARQLLGCSLAMSRAEDQTALLWRTFMPRRREITSPASSDLFSVTQYPPGYFAGYHAYARFRKWAAVAVDGDAPVPRGLDALTVPAGLYAVFDYCGSSLDTRVFQYILLEWLPASGFVLDDRPHLEILGPGYRNADPASEEEIWLPVRPRPVGN; encoded by the coding sequence ATGGATTCGTTTCCCGCTTTGCAGCCCCGCCTGCTGGAAGCCCCCGCCCGGCAGTTGCTGGGCTGCAGTCTGGCTATGTCGCGGGCCGAAGACCAAACAGCCCTGCTCTGGCGCACCTTTATGCCGCGTCGGCGGGAAATTACCTCGCCCGCCAGCTCCGACCTGTTTTCGGTGACGCAGTACCCGCCCGGCTATTTCGCGGGGTATCATGCCTACGCTAGGTTCCGCAAATGGGCCGCCGTAGCCGTGGACGGCGACGCGCCCGTGCCGCGGGGCCTGGATGCCTTAACCGTGCCAGCGGGCCTGTACGCGGTGTTCGATTACTGCGGGTCGAGCCTGGATACGCGGGTGTTTCAGTATATCCTGCTGGAGTGGCTGCCAGCCTCCGGATTTGTCCTCGACGACCGGCCTCACCTGGAAATCCTGGGCCCCGGCTACCGCAACGCCGACCCTGCGTCCGAGGAAGAAATCTGGCTACCCGTGCGGCCCCGGCCGGTGGGCAACTGA
- the holA gene encoding DNA polymerase III subunit delta — protein sequence MTLTPDEILKQLQQRQFAPVYFLQGEEPYYIDLVADLLEKTVLPEHEKGFNQVVIYGKDTDVTGILGQAKRFPMMAERSVVLVKEAQAVADLEAEKSWPFLEAYLKNPLQSTVLVFCYKHKTLDARRKLGKLLTGDKKEPAPAGTVLMTSKKLYDNQVAPWLSQYVRSKNQQITPQATVMLSEYIGAELGRLTNEVDKMLLNLLPGQAIDEDLVQRMVGISKEYNIFELQSALVRRDVLKANRILLYFEANPKNNPLIPNLTLLFNFFSRLLALHQSPNPSEADWLKMGLRFPIQRKDYQTGLKVFDFHRTRDIVHLIRRADAQSKGIDSGSMTDGEILRELIWLILHPVPLHAVLGE from the coding sequence TTGACGCTCACGCCCGACGAAATCCTGAAGCAGCTCCAGCAGCGGCAGTTTGCGCCCGTGTATTTCCTGCAGGGGGAGGAGCCGTATTACATTGATCTGGTGGCTGACCTGCTGGAAAAAACCGTGCTGCCGGAGCACGAGAAAGGCTTCAACCAAGTTGTCATCTACGGCAAGGATACCGACGTGACGGGCATTCTGGGCCAGGCCAAGCGCTTCCCCATGATGGCCGAGCGTTCCGTCGTGCTTGTGAAGGAAGCCCAGGCCGTGGCCGATCTGGAAGCCGAAAAGTCGTGGCCGTTTCTGGAGGCGTATCTGAAGAACCCGCTGCAAAGTACCGTGCTGGTGTTCTGCTACAAGCACAAAACCCTGGATGCGCGCCGCAAGCTGGGCAAGCTGCTGACCGGCGATAAAAAGGAGCCCGCGCCGGCCGGCACGGTGCTCATGACCAGCAAAAAGCTCTACGACAACCAGGTGGCGCCCTGGCTAAGCCAGTACGTGCGCTCCAAAAACCAGCAGATTACGCCCCAGGCCACCGTCATGCTCTCCGAGTACATCGGAGCCGAGCTGGGCCGCCTCACGAATGAGGTCGACAAGATGCTGCTCAACCTGCTGCCCGGCCAGGCCATCGACGAGGACCTGGTGCAGCGGATGGTGGGCATCAGCAAGGAGTACAACATCTTCGAGCTGCAGAGCGCCCTGGTGCGCCGCGACGTGCTCAAGGCTAACCGCATCCTGCTGTACTTCGAAGCCAACCCCAAAAACAACCCGCTCATCCCCAACCTCACGCTGCTGTTCAACTTCTTCTCCCGCCTGCTGGCGCTGCACCAGAGCCCCAACCCCTCGGAGGCCGACTGGCTGAAGATGGGCTTGCGCTTCCCAATTCAGCGTAAGGATTACCAGACCGGCCTGAAGGTGTTCGACTTCCACCGCACCCGCGACATCGTGCACCTTATCCGCCGCGCCGACGCCCAAAGCAAAGGCATCGACTCGGGCTCCATGACCGACGGGGAAATCCTGCGCGAGTTGATCTGGCTGATCCTGCACCCGGTGCCGCTGCACGCGGTGTTGGGGGAGTAG